The candidate division WOR-3 bacterium DNA window GTGGCGGTAATCAACATGTACGTCTCGCTGCCTCAGAGCTCGCGCGGCACACACATGGGCCGATTCGTCGAAATCTTGAACCAGTACCATGACGAGATTGACATCCACAAGCTCGGCTCAATCCTGCGCGAGGTCAAGCAGCGGCTTGGTGCCGAGTCCGCGCATCTTGAGATGGAGTTTCCTTACTTCATTGAGAAGAAGGCACCGGTGTCAGGAGCCCAGGCATTGATGGACTACCGCTGTACCTTACGGGCCGACCTTGCTGACCGGTTCAGATTGCGTATCGGCGCGGCAGTTCCGGTTGCAACCCTGTGTCCGTGTTCCAAAGAAATGGTCGGCACGAGCGGACACAACCAGCGGGCTGAAATCACCGTCATCGCCGAGCTCCGCGGATTCCTATGGCTTGAGGACCTGATTGAACTGGTCGAGGACTGCGGCTCAAGCGAGGTGTATTCCTTGCTGAAGCAGGAGGATGAACGGCACGTAACGAGCCGGGCGCTGGAAAACCCGGCGTTTGTCGAGGACGTTGTTCGGAACGTGGCGCTGAAGCTCGGCGCATGCCCAGAGATAGCCGGATTCGAAGTCGCGGTCGAGAGTTTCGAGTCAATCCACCAC harbors:
- the folE2 gene encoding GTP cyclohydrolase FolE2; this encodes MDDVRAQEDHRQVPIDRVGVKGLRYPVVLLDKARRKQHTVAVINMYVSLPQSSRGTHMGRFVEILNQYHDEIDIHKLGSILREVKQRLGAESAHLEMEFPYFIEKKAPVSGAQALMDYRCTLRADLADRFRLRIGAAVPVATLCPCSKEMVGTSGHNQRAEITVIAELRGFLWLEDLIELVEDCGSSEVYSLLKQEDERHVTSRALENPAFVEDVVRNVALKLGACPEIAGFEVAVESFESIHHHDAYAFVRSDRK